One region of Cyanobacteriota bacterium genomic DNA includes:
- the grpE gene encoding nucleotide exchange factor GrpE — protein sequence MTDSDNQQGSEQQPADEPSIELSDASSDISAQSMQDMSVSSSDNSESEPSPTDDAEQVAEAQDDAGKLQRLESEIAELKAQLEERTNLYIRLQADFDNFRKRTQREKEELDLQVKCSTIAELLPVVDNFDRARSQLKPQTEEATNIHKSYQGVYKQLVDCLKRIGVSPMRSEGQEFDPSLHEAVIREPTDQYPEGTVIEELVRGYVLGEKVLRHAMVKVATAPESSSSSTDSEE from the coding sequence GTGACTGACTCTGATAACCAGCAGGGATCAGAACAACAACCAGCAGATGAGCCTTCTATTGAGTTATCGGATGCTTCATCTGATATATCTGCTCAAAGCATGCAGGACATGTCGGTATCCTCGTCTGACAACTCAGAAAGTGAGCCATCTCCGACTGATGATGCTGAACAGGTGGCTGAAGCTCAGGATGATGCGGGCAAATTGCAGCGGCTAGAGAGTGAAATTGCCGAACTCAAGGCTCAACTCGAAGAGCGTACTAACCTGTATATCCGGCTGCAGGCAGATTTTGATAACTTTCGGAAGCGGACTCAGCGAGAGAAAGAAGAGCTAGATCTACAGGTTAAGTGCTCTACGATCGCAGAATTGCTACCTGTCGTTGATAATTTTGACCGTGCTCGTTCTCAGTTAAAGCCTCAGACTGAAGAAGCGACTAACATTCATAAGAGTTATCAGGGAGTCTACAAGCAACTGGTTGATTGCTTAAAGCGTATCGGTGTTTCGCCAATGCGCTCTGAGGGTCAAGAGTTTGACCCAAGCCTACATGAAGCTGTCATTCGAGAGCCAACTGATCAATATCCAGAAGGCACTGTTATTGAAGAGTTGGTGAGAGGGTATGTTCTAGGAGAAAAGGTTTTACGACATGCGATGGTAAAAGTAGCCACTGCACCAGAGTCTAGTAGCAGTAGTACTGATTCTGAAGAGTGA